The Methanosarcina barkeri MS DNA window TATTAATTAGTTTAAACCCTATGTACTATTGTTTTTAATTCTAAGAGTTCTGGATATTCCTTCCACAATAAGATTTTTTATTTTATGTTTTTAACCAGTACTTACTTATATGTAAGTAACTATCTTCTGTAGTGAGGATATATTCAAAATGGAATTCTAATAACTCAAATAAGAGCTAATGAGCACCTTCGGTGCGCACGGAAGGGAGTATTTTATGAGTAGTGGTTATGAACAAATTTATGAAAGCCTCATACCCAAATTGAGCAAATGCGATTTTTTAGAAGTTGCCGAACGGCTTGGCCTGTCTCTCCAGCCGGACGGTGCTCTATCTGTCAATTTTCTTGGCCGCGAGTATGAGATAAGTTCTCGCGGTATTAGCCCGACTGACGGCAAGCCGGTTAATGTCAACAACCTCAGTGTTCTGGCTTACTATTCATTGTCCAAAGGCGTGGGTGAACCTGCATTTTCATATGTGCCTTCTAATCTTGCCGGCACAGGAATAACATTCAGCACAAATACAAAATGGATGACTGATCCGCTTGGTAAAACATTCAGTGGAGATTATGCAACATTCAGTGAAACTATGTGCAAATTAGGTGGGGTTTTTAATGGCAAGCTGAAATCGGGCGGCTATTCGTGGCTTCTGAAAGCATTGCCTAAAATCCTTCTCCAAATCGTTTATTATGATGGAGATGATGAATTTCCTTGTGAAGTTCAGGTTCTGTTTGATAAAAATGCTTCACGCTTTCTGGAATTTGAATGTCTGGCTTTTTTAGAGGGATGCCTTGTAAGAGCGATGATTATGACAACCAAAACAGGAGATACAACCGGATGGGTGTAATACTTATGTATATAATGTGAAATGCAAGATGTTTCTCATCTAATAAATCGAAGAACTAAGTTTATATGAATAAAAACACTATTCAATTAACTTATTAACGAGTATAAATGTTTTTTATGAATAGATATGAACGAGACTAATCAGCAAATACTATATTACGCAAGGAATTTTTTGCAATGTCGGGGCTATAATGGATTTAGTTACAAAGATATTTCTCAGAAATTGGGAATAAAAAATGCAGCAATTCATAATTATTACCCCAAAAAAGAGGATCTAGTTGCAGCTTTGCTCGAAGACAGCAGAAAGAATTTAGCTGCAAATATTGCTCAAATAGTGGACTCCGGAGGCTCAGCCCGTGATCAGCTTCAATACTACTTTGATTACGCATTAAAAGAGTTTGATGAAGGCAAAAGAATCTGCCCTCCAGGCTCGGTAATTCTCGATTTTGAGGAACTTCCGGAGAAAGTTAAAAAACAAAACCTTTTGTTGATGGATGACATCCTGACCTGGATTTCCAGAGTTCTTAAAGTGGGTCTGGAACAGGGGGAGTTTAATTTCTCTGGTTCTACAGAAGCACGTGCAGAATTAGTAGCTGAAGCCTTGATGGGTGCCAGACAATTCTCCAGTATAAGAGGAAGAAAAACGCTTGTTAGATCTATTTCTCTAATTAAGTCCGACCTTGGGTGGAAGGACTGATTTTTTTTCTCCTAACCGCTACTTACTTATATGTAAGTAAGTATATTCTATTGCTGAATCAATCTATTGCTAAATCAATCTATTGCTAAATCAATCTATTGCTAAATCAATCTATTGCTAAAAAATTAGGTTTTCTGGCATAACTTATGTGGAGATATCTCAATGCCCACTATGAGTATTATTTCATGCAAGATAATGCAGGACGAAATTATCTGGATTCTTGAAAATGATCCTTCCATTGATGAGATCCTCGTAGTTGATAATGAAAATATCCGGGAATTTGTAGAAAAGCTGGATAAAATAAACCTTCATTATAAAGTGCTCTCTCTGGAAGACATTTCCTCACTTCCCAAAATCAAAAGCGAATGCAAGAAATACACGGTTCTGATTCATCTGATGGAACTTGGTCTTCATAGAAGTCCTAAAGAGTTGAAAATTAAGGTATTAGGAGTTACGCAGTTGGCTCCTAGCATATTGTTTTTTCCAAACTTTCAAATATTTGAATTAATTTAACGTGTATTGGGGATTCCTTAAGTATTCTGTCACTGCCACTCTTCTAATTTTCATAGCACTTTCAAACCAGGATATTCCACTTTTGATTCTTTGTAATTCCAGTCTAAGAAAAGCTCTTAATGAGAACATTATATGTGCTCTTTGTGATTCTTCCTTTCTTGCCTGACATTTTTCGACACCACAGAACTGTTTTATTCCCCTATGATATTCCTCAATTTTCCATGACTTCTTTGCCAAATCTTCACGTTTTGCTTCATCCATCTCTTGCACATCTGTAACCCAGTGTTGCGTGTCTCCATTTTTTGAAACTATCCTAAACACCTTTACAAATCCATATGCTTTGAGGTGAACCACACGTCCTTTTGGAGGAATATCTACTGTTTCAAGTGGCACATTTCCCTTGTTGTCAGGATTTACCAAACGATTATTTTTCAATCTTGTAAGGAAATGCCACTCTTTCTGTCTAATGGCTTTAAGGTTTTTCACACTTGCATACCATGTATCAAATAAAACGAATTTGGGATTAAAACCACGTTCTTCGGCCTTGTCAAGCATATCACGGAAATGGTCATTCTTTGTTTTGTCGTCTACATCGATGTTATAAATTCGAAAATCGATAGGTATAACGGTTGTACCGTCAGTCCAAACTAAGGTAACCAGGCCTATTCCCTTTACAGTACGATGATGTTTTCCACTCCACATACGACGAACAAAAGCAATTTCTTCTGCGTATGGTTTATCTAATGTTGAATCATCAACAATTAGGTATCCTCCCTTAAGCTTGACATAACTTTTTACTTCCTCCCATAGTGCTTCCGTGTCTGGAGGTTGCCTTTGAAGGCAACGAGTAAAAGCATCATGAGAAGGAGCATTAGCTATGTCTGGATAACATCTAGCAGCTTCAGTACAGCTAAAAACGTTAGAAGCCGCAATGAGAAAATTAATGTAGTCAATGTCGGTACACTTAGGTGGATTTATGTCCATAACTCCGTACGTTTTTAGAGAAACACTAAGCCATAAGTATATTTATAAAGATATCAAGTTTTCGGCATTTTAACTGCGTAAGTCCTAGGTATATGAGACTATAAAGACTCTTGCTCCTTTTTCATCTGGGATTTTGCTCTTTTACGGTTTATGTGGAAATGTATTAGGAGACGTTGAAAAAGATTTTCAACATAGTTCAATATCATGTCCGGTCCGTATTCTCAAAGATAAAGATCACAGGATTGTAGATGACTGCATAGGGGCTACCGTGGGAGGTGTCAAAAACTATCTAAGGATACTCAAAAGTGTTAGTGATGCTGG harbors:
- a CDS encoding DUF3786 domain-containing protein, with the protein product MSSGYEQIYESLIPKLSKCDFLEVAERLGLSLQPDGALSVNFLGREYEISSRGISPTDGKPVNVNNLSVLAYYSLSKGVGEPAFSYVPSNLAGTGITFSTNTKWMTDPLGKTFSGDYATFSETMCKLGGVFNGKLKSGGYSWLLKALPKILLQIVYYDGDDEFPCEVQVLFDKNASRFLEFECLAFLEGCLVRAMIMTTKTGDTTGWV
- a CDS encoding TetR/AcrR family transcriptional regulator gives rise to the protein MNETNQQILYYARNFLQCRGYNGFSYKDISQKLGIKNAAIHNYYPKKEDLVAALLEDSRKNLAANIAQIVDSGGSARDQLQYYFDYALKEFDEGKRICPPGSVILDFEELPEKVKKQNLLLMDDILTWISRVLKVGLEQGEFNFSGSTEARAELVAEALMGARQFSSIRGRKTLVRSISLIKSDLGWKD
- a CDS encoding IS701 family transposase, whose protein sequence is MDINPPKCTDIDYINFLIAASNVFSCTEAARCYPDIANAPSHDAFTRCLQRQPPDTEALWEEVKSYVKLKGGYLIVDDSTLDKPYAEEIAFVRRMWSGKHHRTVKGIGLVTLVWTDGTTVIPIDFRIYNIDVDDKTKNDHFRDMLDKAEERGFNPKFVLFDTWYASVKNLKAIRQKEWHFLTRLKNNRLVNPDNKGNVPLETVDIPPKGRVVHLKAYGFVKVFRIVSKNGDTQHWVTDVQEMDEAKREDLAKKSWKIEEYHRGIKQFCGVEKCQARKEESQRAHIMFSLRAFLRLELQRIKSGISWFESAMKIRRVAVTEYLRNPQYTLN